A genomic stretch from Anticarsia gemmatalis isolate Benzon Research Colony breed Stoneville strain chromosome 26, ilAntGemm2 primary, whole genome shotgun sequence includes:
- the LOC142984254 gene encoding uncharacterized protein LOC142984254, whose translation MFSSYLSSLCVVVVVQVAPLCAHHAATNAPRALAVNKKGEGAHKIAEYVDLLKENLRKNNDDYSADKVPGGDTRRRIDDSKKQEEIFLRGPPEEPDLTSSSVEDNSEDQQAESSAESTTRPSPRAKQPASKLVAHRDRTTDRKTALRDRMSRKAVTTATSSTTSPFPSAPSATAPTTTIVKQRPANAALWNHVREKNKNMREMASGAKIQASGVKSQASSGAPLQHKTWIARLGTFSTSTLTFMFANTRQRRTRHPQPAAAPDLLPLGPLVPRFAHQHNRATPHADQLDMAPASGAYIQDLRVSGRLCHRHVLWPEGPKYDSRGKIILMAFRSKYGKSKDFAATKQPKYVLPRCCNCCKKSVLGCQ comes from the exons ATGTTCAGTTCGTACTTGTCGAGTCTGTgcgtggtggtggtggtgcagGTGGCGCCACTGTGCGCCCACCACGCCGCCACCAACGCGCCGCGCGCTCTCGCAG TCAATAAAAAAGGCGAGGGCGCCCACAAAATAGCTGAATACGTAGATTTACTCAAGGAGAATCTGCGGAAAAATAACGACGACTACTCCGCGGATAAAGTGCCCGGCGGCGATACCAGGAGACGTATCGATGATAGCAAGAAGCAAGAAGAGATCTTCCTGCGAGGACCTCCCGAGGAGCCCGACTTGACCTCCTCCTCTGTCGAAGATAACTCCGAGGACCAACAAGCGGAGTCCTCCGCCGAGTCCACGACGCGCCCCTCACCGCGAGCCAAGCAGCCGGCGAGCAAGCTCGTCGCACACAGGGACAGGACTACGGATCGTAAGACTGCACTACGCGACAGAATGTCCAGAAAGGCCGTCACCACCGCGACGTCCTCCACCACCAGCCCCTTCCCCAGCGCCCCCAGCGCTACCGCTCCTACTACGACCATCGTCAAGCAAAGACCTGCTAACGCTGCGCTATGGAATCATGTCCGGGAGAAGAATAAGAACATGCGTGAGATGGCGAGCGGAGCCAAGATACAGGCGAGCGGAGTCAAGAGTCAGGCGAGCTCGGGCGCGCCGCTGCAGCACAAGACGTGGATCGCGCGGCTCGGCACGTTCTCCACAAGCACGCTGACGTTCATGTTTGCGAACACGCGGCAGCGGCGCACGCGCCACCCGCAGCCCGCCGCGGCGCCGGACCTGCTGCCGCTGGGCCCCCTCGTGCCGCGGTTCGCGCACCAGCACAACCGCGCCACGCCGCACGCCGACCAGCTCGACATGGCGCCCGCGTCCGGCGCCTACATCCAGGACCTGCGCGTCAGCGGCCGCCTGTGCCACCGCCACGTGCTGTGGCCCGAGGGACCCAAGTACGACAGCCGCGGCAAGATCATCCTGATGGCCTTCCGCAGCAAGTACGGCAAGAGCAAGGACTTCGCCGCCACCAAGCAGCCCAAGTACGTGCTGCCGCGCTGCTGCAACTGCTGCAAGAAGTCCGTGCTCGGCTGCCAGTGA
- the LOC142984255 gene encoding uncharacterized protein LOC142984255 — protein MWPYVLLAVAVVAFHEVRALHSVSDDAGPISNIELLIPLAVPVQPPPARFERVQETQAERGPDAVRVQRDEPYSAIPAYAFTLDTRDAPQFRAAQRPPPRAELLQTHSLYVAQLWPRGEHAQAGEGTSRAELRREGQRACRRLARAHAGAARDVLLYLCSELVDVLAARCDCCEDPRADTRPDTRPDGSPLPALPWIEPATRRKEYPNRGHNTRLFQQYMHLPKVE, from the exons ATGTGGCCGTATGTGTTGCTGGCCGTCGCCGTCGTCGCG TTCCACGAGGTGCGGGCGCTGCACTCGGTCAGCGATGAC GCCGGGCCGATTTCGAATATCGAGCTGCTGATTCCTCTGGCGGTGCCCGTGCAGCCGCCCCCGGCGCGCTTCGAGCGGGTCCAGGAGACGCAAGCCGAGCGCGGACCCGACGCGGTGCGCGTCCAACGCGACGAGCCCTACAGCGCCATCCCCGCGTACGCGTTCACCCTGGACACGCGCGACGCGCCGCAGTTCCGCGCCGCGcagcgcccgccgccgcgcgccgagCTGCTGCAGACACACTCGCTGTACGTGGCGCAGCTGTGGCCGCGCGGGGAGCACGCGCAGGCCGGGGAGGGCACGTCGCGCGCCGAGCTGCGGCGCGAGGGGCAGCGCGCGTGCCGCCGCCTGGCGCGGGCGCacgcgggcgcggcgcgcgaCGTGCTGCTGTACCTGTGCTCCGAGCTCGTGGACGTGCTCGCCGCGCGCTGCGACTGCTGCGAGGACCCGCGCGCCGACACTCGCCCCGACACTCGGCCCGACGGCTCTCCCCTCCCCGCCCTGCCCTGGATAGAGCCCGCCACGCGCCGCAAGGAGTACCCCAATCGCGGTCACAACACCAGATT GTTTCAGCAGTACATGCATTTACCCAA AGTCGAATAA
- the LOC142984253 gene encoding uncharacterized protein LOC142984253 isoform X1, with protein MRSVAVTTSLALTLIAHAHTTTAGNYIIAGLESTTEGGESGDPWRPVVGEAGAAPPGATLLPAGASGRRALNLVDNIRRQLMRDNYDYDDRQTPEPTTPSQNTEALSPRPRLTRAPSTTTTTTQRGARTTQMTHNIEDTTLTRPPRNRTHVFRSIDDDYGSLGNGHKLAQAKPRPFERNVSQTDLLYYVDDGRLTPNNDHSDEELLRDHSKPGEDDNSIKQDARRHLGPTRRRRRSRHRKRLYALGNDRKIKKHTKSTRNYKYWDQHVSQTIYRRHDDHDDFNDRQREPRAEHHEKKYSVRDSQTSNNNEKVKISDTLLHTSTEENDKQQTDKYDEDASAHHTSARKIQISNTISNVLPDYLEPRNDESHPKQGDKQGLPKTYNKYDDVNEKKSESIHKSSDHNVNDEPEDMDENKHYRRRLTNTERQPSNEYRNEQRDSHRGHGDQRDVPSDYTHQPTRDQPHDEKLRLRYNKHAIHQETEGGEKLGDLSDVHLADTVRDEDKDKLDEGGADEQRTAQDDLDQYKQYVQQVRNSNVKYKLLKVKSAGKSRRAGAGDAGGARRFLQERGAEGVALISLDAAPFPQFRLPRERRQYMHEGRDPRPPLAEHLPAHHHHHHHKRPVPTHSNHSV; from the exons ATGCGCAGTGTCGCGGTGACGACGAGCCTCGCCCTGACGCTCATCGCACACGCACACACCACCACTGCCGGCAACT ATATTATTGCAGGGTTAGAATCTACAACAGAAGGCGGTGAGTCGGGCGACCCGTGGCGGCCGGTGGTGGGCGAGGCGGGCGCAGCGCCGCCGGGCGCCACGCTGCTGCCGGCGGGCGCGTCCGGGCGGCGCGCGCTCAACCTCGTCGACAACATCCGCCGACAACTCATGAGAGACAACTACGACTATGACGACAGACAGACACCCGAACCGACGACACCTTCACAGAACACAGAGGCGCTGTCGCCGCGGCCGCGCCTCACTCGCGCCCCCTCGACCACCACAACCACCACACAGCGCGGCGCACGCACCACGCAAATGACTCAC AATATCGAAGATACAACGTTGACGAGACCTCCACGTAACCGCACGCACGTGTTCCGATCCATCGACGACGACTACGGCTCATTGGGAAACGGTCACAAGCTGGCGCAAGCTAAGCCCCGCCCGTTTGAGCGCAATGTCTCACAAACTGACCTGCTGTATTACGTGGACGACGGTCGACTGACACCGAACAATGACCATTCTGATGAAGAACTGTTAAGAGATCACAGCAAACCGGGTGAAGATGATAACTCGATCAAGCAAGACGCTCGACGACACTTGGGGCCGACCAGGAGACGCAGGAGGAGCAGACATCGAAAACGATTATATGCGCTAGGTAACGATCGAAAAATTAAGAAACACACGAAATCGACACGTAACTACAAATACTGGGACCAGCACGTCAGTCAGACCATTTATCGACGTCACGACGATCATGATGACTTTAATGATCGTCAGCGAGAGCCGCGCGCCGAACACCACGAAAAAAAGTACAGTGTACGTGACAGTCAAACTAGCAACAATAATGAGAAAGTTAAAATAAGTGACACTTTACTACACACATCTACTGAAGAAAACGATAAACAACAAACTGATAAATATGATGAGGACGCGAGTGCTCACCACACCAGTGCAAGGAAAATTCAAATTAGCAACACGATATCAAATGTTTTGCCTGACTACCTGGAACCACGCAATGATGAATCACATCCCAAACAAGGAGACAAGCAAGGTTTACcgaaaacttataataaatatgatgatGTTAACGAAAAGAAGAGCGAGTCCATCCACAAAAGTAGCGATCATAATGTTAACGATGAACCAGAAGATATGGATGAAAATAAACACTACAGACGTCGTCTGACAAACACTGAACGCCAGCCAAGTAATGAATACAGGAATGAACAGCGGGACAGTCACAGAGGACACGGTGACCAGCGCGATGTTCCTAGCGACTACACACATCAACCAACAAGAGATCAGCCTCACGATGAAAAGTTAAGACTACGTTATAACAAACACGCCATTCACCAGGAAACTGAAGGTGGCGAGAAGCTGGGCGACCTGAGCGACGTGCACCTCGCTGACACGGTACGTGACGAAGACAAAGACAAGCTAGACGAGGGCGGCGCCGACGAACAACGCACAGCTCAGGATGACCTGGATCAGTACAAACAGTACGTGCAACAAGTGCGCAATTCCAACGTTAAATATAAACTACTAAAG GTGAAGTCGGCGGGCAAGTCGCGGCGGGCTGGCGCGGGGGACGCGGGGGGCGCGCGGCGCTTCCTGCAGGAGCGCGGCGCGGAGGGCGTGGCGCTGATCTCGCTGGACGCGGCGCCCTTCCCGCAGTTCCGCCTGCCGCGCGAGCGCCGCCAGTACATGCACGAGGGCCGCGACCCGCGCCCGCCGCTCGCCGAGCACCTGCCCGcgcaccaccaccaccaccaccacaaGCGACCCGTCCCCACTCATAGCAACCATAGCGTCTGA
- the LOC142984253 gene encoding uncharacterized protein LOC142984253 isoform X2: protein MRSVAVTTSLALTLIAHAHTTTAGNWLESTTEGGESGDPWRPVVGEAGAAPPGATLLPAGASGRRALNLVDNIRRQLMRDNYDYDDRQTPEPTTPSQNTEALSPRPRLTRAPSTTTTTTQRGARTTQMTHNIEDTTLTRPPRNRTHVFRSIDDDYGSLGNGHKLAQAKPRPFERNVSQTDLLYYVDDGRLTPNNDHSDEELLRDHSKPGEDDNSIKQDARRHLGPTRRRRRSRHRKRLYALGNDRKIKKHTKSTRNYKYWDQHVSQTIYRRHDDHDDFNDRQREPRAEHHEKKYSVRDSQTSNNNEKVKISDTLLHTSTEENDKQQTDKYDEDASAHHTSARKIQISNTISNVLPDYLEPRNDESHPKQGDKQGLPKTYNKYDDVNEKKSESIHKSSDHNVNDEPEDMDENKHYRRRLTNTERQPSNEYRNEQRDSHRGHGDQRDVPSDYTHQPTRDQPHDEKLRLRYNKHAIHQETEGGEKLGDLSDVHLADTVRDEDKDKLDEGGADEQRTAQDDLDQYKQYVQQVRNSNVKYKLLKVKSAGKSRRAGAGDAGGARRFLQERGAEGVALISLDAAPFPQFRLPRERRQYMHEGRDPRPPLAEHLPAHHHHHHHKRPVPTHSNHSV, encoded by the exons ATGCGCAGTGTCGCGGTGACGACGAGCCTCGCCCTGACGCTCATCGCACACGCACACACCACCACTGCCGGCAACT GGTTAGAATCTACAACAGAAGGCGGTGAGTCGGGCGACCCGTGGCGGCCGGTGGTGGGCGAGGCGGGCGCAGCGCCGCCGGGCGCCACGCTGCTGCCGGCGGGCGCGTCCGGGCGGCGCGCGCTCAACCTCGTCGACAACATCCGCCGACAACTCATGAGAGACAACTACGACTATGACGACAGACAGACACCCGAACCGACGACACCTTCACAGAACACAGAGGCGCTGTCGCCGCGGCCGCGCCTCACTCGCGCCCCCTCGACCACCACAACCACCACACAGCGCGGCGCACGCACCACGCAAATGACTCAC AATATCGAAGATACAACGTTGACGAGACCTCCACGTAACCGCACGCACGTGTTCCGATCCATCGACGACGACTACGGCTCATTGGGAAACGGTCACAAGCTGGCGCAAGCTAAGCCCCGCCCGTTTGAGCGCAATGTCTCACAAACTGACCTGCTGTATTACGTGGACGACGGTCGACTGACACCGAACAATGACCATTCTGATGAAGAACTGTTAAGAGATCACAGCAAACCGGGTGAAGATGATAACTCGATCAAGCAAGACGCTCGACGACACTTGGGGCCGACCAGGAGACGCAGGAGGAGCAGACATCGAAAACGATTATATGCGCTAGGTAACGATCGAAAAATTAAGAAACACACGAAATCGACACGTAACTACAAATACTGGGACCAGCACGTCAGTCAGACCATTTATCGACGTCACGACGATCATGATGACTTTAATGATCGTCAGCGAGAGCCGCGCGCCGAACACCACGAAAAAAAGTACAGTGTACGTGACAGTCAAACTAGCAACAATAATGAGAAAGTTAAAATAAGTGACACTTTACTACACACATCTACTGAAGAAAACGATAAACAACAAACTGATAAATATGATGAGGACGCGAGTGCTCACCACACCAGTGCAAGGAAAATTCAAATTAGCAACACGATATCAAATGTTTTGCCTGACTACCTGGAACCACGCAATGATGAATCACATCCCAAACAAGGAGACAAGCAAGGTTTACcgaaaacttataataaatatgatgatGTTAACGAAAAGAAGAGCGAGTCCATCCACAAAAGTAGCGATCATAATGTTAACGATGAACCAGAAGATATGGATGAAAATAAACACTACAGACGTCGTCTGACAAACACTGAACGCCAGCCAAGTAATGAATACAGGAATGAACAGCGGGACAGTCACAGAGGACACGGTGACCAGCGCGATGTTCCTAGCGACTACACACATCAACCAACAAGAGATCAGCCTCACGATGAAAAGTTAAGACTACGTTATAACAAACACGCCATTCACCAGGAAACTGAAGGTGGCGAGAAGCTGGGCGACCTGAGCGACGTGCACCTCGCTGACACGGTACGTGACGAAGACAAAGACAAGCTAGACGAGGGCGGCGCCGACGAACAACGCACAGCTCAGGATGACCTGGATCAGTACAAACAGTACGTGCAACAAGTGCGCAATTCCAACGTTAAATATAAACTACTAAAG GTGAAGTCGGCGGGCAAGTCGCGGCGGGCTGGCGCGGGGGACGCGGGGGGCGCGCGGCGCTTCCTGCAGGAGCGCGGCGCGGAGGGCGTGGCGCTGATCTCGCTGGACGCGGCGCCCTTCCCGCAGTTCCGCCTGCCGCGCGAGCGCCGCCAGTACATGCACGAGGGCCGCGACCCGCGCCCGCCGCTCGCCGAGCACCTGCCCGcgcaccaccaccaccaccaccacaaGCGACCCGTCCCCACTCATAGCAACCATAGCGTCTGA